In Helicobacter anatolicus, the sequence GATATCGATAACAGCGATAGGATCCACTCCTGCAAAGGGTTCATCAAGTAAAATAAATTTTGGATTTTTTACAAGAGCACGCGCAATTTCCACTCTTCTTCTCTCTCCACCACTAAGGCTAATGCCCTTGCGGTGTCTGATGGGTTCAATATTAAATGCTTCTAGCATTTGTTCGATTTTTTGCCATGCTTCTTTTTTATCTTTGAAGGTGGTTTCAGCAGAAATATATAAATTTTCTTCTACGCTAAGATCTTTAAATATACTTGATTCTTGAGGAAGGTAGCCAATACCTATATTAGAGCGTTTGTGCAAGGGGAAGGAGGAAATATTTTCATCATTTAAAAAAATTTGCCCATTTGTAGGTTTGAGTAATCCACAAATCATATAAAAAGTTGTTGTTTTTCCCGCACCATTTGGCCCTAATAATCCAACAACTTCTCCGCTATTTACTTCGATGGATACATCTTTAACAATAAGGGTTTTTTTTATTTGCTTATTGAGATTTTGCGCAACTAGCTTATCCATCTATGATCCTATATATCCTTTTGTTATCATGTTTGCTAATTTTTATAATGTGATAATTATACCTACTATTTTTTAGAATATTTGCTAATTTTTCATCACCCCATTCTATAAAATGTACCCCTTGATTTTGTAGATAATCTAATAAACCAAGTTCAAGAGCTTTTTGTAATCCGTGATGATAAAGATCGTAATGAAAATATCCATTATATTCATGCACAAGACTAAAAGTAGGAGAAGTAACTATGCAGGAGGGGATTTTTGAGGAAATATATTTTTGAATAAGGCTTGTTTTTCCGCTAGCTAAATCCCCTTCTAGTAAAAAAATATGATGATTTTTATTAATGATAAGATCAATATATTCAAGTAGAGGATGCAATTTTTCATAAGCTAGTAAGAATTCTTTAGTCATTTTTAAATTTCCTGATATCTTTTATTGGTATAGCACGCATCATATAATCTATAAGTTCTTGATTACGCACATAAAAGTCTTGTTTGAAGGAGTTTTGTGCATCCATTGTATTTTGTTTTGTAGATTGTGGTGCAATATCCTCTTGCTGCGTATTAATCTCTTGATTAATAGTGGTGGGATTTTTTAGTTGTGTCAAAGATATTGTATCCTCTTGTTGTGCATTTAAAATGACTTCTTGTTGTGTGATGGGAAGTTCCTGGGTAATGGGAGAATTTTGCAGGTTGGTATTTTGTTTTTGAGTATCTATTTGCAGAGATTTTGTAGTGTAGGAATCTTGTGTATTGATTTTTGTAAGAGTATCTTTTGGTTGTTGTGTTGTAGAAGTAGTATTTTGTTGTATATCTAGAGTTTGCAGAGATGAGGATATTTTTTGCTCTTGAGATAGGGCTTGTTTTTCTGGTTTTTTATTATCAATGAGGGTTTGGACAATTTTGGTGTGGATTCCAAAAACATCTTGAATTATATGTTTGATGACGGAGTAATGTGCCCTTAAAATTTCTTTGTCTTGACCGGTAGCTTGAGATGTCCAAGTAAGCGTATTGTTTTCAAAACTTACAAAATTGATATTGTTTTTAAATACATTTCCTAGATTCATATCGCGATCAAAAATTTTGTCAAGCAATGTTTGAAAGAGAGGGGTAGGAGTTTGAGAATCTGTGGGTGCTGAGGCTGTATTTTTTTGTATAGGGATTGTTGGCATGGGTTGGGTTTTTAGAGATTCTTCAAGCTTTAAAATTTCTTCATTGATAGTGCTTAGTTTTTGTGCTTCTTGCATTTTTAGGCTTGTTAATAATAAAATAAAGCCTCCATCACAGTTGAAATTGAGGAGGTTTTTACTTTCTGCCAAAATTTTTAGATAGCGTTCTAAAATAAGAAGGGAAAAATTAGGATTGCTGTGGAAATTTTCCTTGAGATAAAGAATCATTTCATCTAAAATCATTTCAGTTTCATATTCTTCGAAAATTTCTAAAATATTTTTTATTTTTGCATTATCTTTTTCTTCTACG encodes:
- the lptB gene encoding LPS export ABC transporter ATP-binding protein → MDKLVAQNLNKQIKKTLIVKDVSIEVNSGEVVGLLGPNGAGKTTTFYMICGLLKPTNGQIFLNDENISSFPLHKRSNIGIGYLPQESSIFKDLSVEENLYISAETTFKDKKEAWQKIEQMLEAFNIEPIRHRKGISLSGGERRRVEIARALVKNPKFILLDEPFAGVDPIAVIDIQKIIQKLVTLGIGVLITDHNVRETLSVCNRAYVIKSGELLANGTSAEIYTNPLVLKYYLGENFKV
- a CDS encoding DNA polymerase III subunit gamma/tau; its protein translation is MALALALKYRPTTFADLIGQESVAKTLSLALEKNRIAHAYLFSGLRGSGKTSSARIFARALQCEKAPINDPCNQCSNCLQSLENRHLDIIEMDAASSRKIDDIRNLIEQTKYAPSYGKYKIFIIDEVHMLTKEAFNALLKTLEEPPSAVKFILATTDPLKLPATILSRTQHFRFKKIPHKLIINHLENILMQENITYQKEALEIIARSGNGSLRDTLTLTDQAISYCNANITSSKITEMLGVVDPQILQNFFNAVEEKDNAKIKNILEIFEEYETEMILDEMILYLKENFHSNPNFSLLILERYLKILAESKNLLNFNCDGGFILLLTSLKMQEAQKLSTINEEILKLEESLKTQPMPTIPIQKNTASAPTDSQTPTPLFQTLLDKIFDRDMNLGNVFKNNINFVSFENNTLTWTSQATGQDKEILRAHYSVIKHIIQDVFGIHTKIVQTLIDNKKPEKQALSQEQKISSSLQTLDIQQNTTSTTQQPKDTLTKINTQDSYTTKSLQIDTQKQNTNLQNSPITQELPITQQEVILNAQQEDTISLTQLKNPTTINQEINTQQEDIAPQSTKQNTMDAQNSFKQDFYVRNQELIDYMMRAIPIKDIRKFKND
- the tsaE gene encoding tRNA (adenosine(37)-N6)-threonylcarbamoyltransferase complex ATPase subunit type 1 TsaE is translated as MTKEFLLAYEKLHPLLEYIDLIINKNHHIFLLEGDLASGKTSLIQKYISSKIPSCIVTSPTFSLVHEYNGYFHYDLYHHGLQKALELGLLDYLQNQGVHFIEWGDEKLANILKNSRYNYHIIKISKHDNKRIYRIIDG